The following proteins come from a genomic window of Coffea arabica cultivar ET-39 chromosome 11c, Coffea Arabica ET-39 HiFi, whole genome shotgun sequence:
- the LOC140016848 gene encoding uncharacterized protein yields MEHMFFFCKHAELIWKAAPINWDGLRDYRHNFWLWWGGLMEAKARKEGREHIELTINVLWQIWKSKNHIQFNREGRCPGVTANKAVQEWLEFQVANLAIRDEEAVGKGPEDRMFSWQPPPGSFLCLNTDAAIKKNEAKVGWGVVARCSKGKLRGAWAGSEDRKGIPAVEEAMAIRKALIFAKRNGWMNIIVQSDCKGIIDQIREGNLNDHLAGAVLFDIEVLSKGFSSCLFSFIKREGNSVSHQLAKFALDLVSEITWIDSFPN; encoded by the coding sequence ATGGAGCATATGTTCTTTTTCTGTAAGCATGCTGAGCTGATATGGAAAGCTGCTCCAATTAACTGGGATGGTTTGAGGGACTACAGACATAACTTTTGGCTGTGGTGGGGTGGTCTGATGGAGGCAAAGGCTAGGAAGGAAGGTAGGGAGCATATTGAGCTGACTATTAATGTATTGTGGCAGATTTGGAAATCTAAGAATCATATACAGTTTAATAGAGAGGGCAGATGTCCAGGTGTAACAGCAAATAAGGCGGTACAAGAATGGTTAGAGTTCCAGGTAGCTAACTTGGCAATCAGAGATGAGGAAGCAGTTGGGAAAGGACCAGAAGATAGGATGTTTAGTTGGCAGCCACCACCAGGAAGTTTCTTATGTTTAAATACTGATGCAGCAATTAAAAAGAATGAAGCTAAGGTAGGATGGGGAGTTGTGGCTAGATGCAGTAAAGGAAAGTTAAGAGGTGCTTGGGCTGGTAGTGAAGATAGGAAGGGAATTCCTGCTGTTGAAGAGGCTATGGCAATCCGGAAAGCTCTGATTTTTGCCAAGAGGAATGGCTGGATGAACATTATCGTCCAATCTGATTGCAAGGGAATTATTGATCAGATCAGGGAGGGGAACCTGAATGATCATTTAGCAGGAGCTGTCCTCTTTGACATAGAGGTACTTAGTAAAGGTTTTAGTTCctgtcttttctcttttattaaGAGGGAAGGGAATTCTGTGTCGCATCAGTTGGCAAAATTTGCCTTAGACTTAGTTTCTGAGATAACTTGGATTGATTCATTTCCAAATTAG